From Glycine max cultivar Williams 82 chromosome 11, Glycine_max_v4.0, whole genome shotgun sequence, the proteins below share one genomic window:
- the LOC100527278 gene encoding uncharacterized protein LOC100527278, translating to MVSRVHKRIAMYRNLQLLRSIRYSNSRLKASVLLELSDYIQGLKQKLEELNQLLTVATARKIADYDPMPKLEVETQEEAFVIKVLSESSCQGLLVFILEAFEEMGLDVLQARVSCADSFSLEAIGNNKENNEDTHTLDAQLVEQVVSQAIQNWWEVSQI from the exons atggTTTCCAGAGTTCACAAGAGAATAGCCATGTACAGGAACCTACAACTGCTTCGTTCAATCAGATACTCAAATTCG CGCCTTAAAGCCTCAGTGTTACTCGAGCTGTCAGATTACATACAAGGTTTAAAGCAAAAActggaagaattgaaccagcTGTTAACAGTGGCAACGGCACGAAAAATCGCTGACTATGATCCAATGCCTAAG CTTGAAGTTGAAACACAAGAAGAGGCTTTTGTGATCAAGGTGCTGAGTGAAAGCAGTTGCCAGGGGTTGCTGGTGTTTATATTGGAAGCCTTTGAAGAGATGGGTCTTGATGTGCTCCAAGCTAGGGTTTCTTGTGCGGACAGCTTCAGTTTAGAAGCCATCggaaataataaa GAGAACAATGAAGATACTCACACTTTGGATGCACAACTAGTTGAACAAGTAGTGTCTCAAGCTATTCAAAACTGGTGGGAAGTTTcgcaaatataa